One Gossypium arboreum isolate Shixiya-1 chromosome 13, ASM2569848v2, whole genome shotgun sequence genomic window, tcaTCAATTTCAATCGTTGTACTTTTTTAATTGATCATTTGTAGTCCATGtacatttcaaattttgaaattttagtcctgGCCCAAAACATAACAGTTGAATTTGTTTAGTTAAATTCAAATACTAGCCTTGTACCATGCATATAGTTATAGATTTAATCAATATtctccaattagatcattctaagTCGTACaccttttgaattttgaaaatttaatattgATGCAAATGGAAATCGTTAATCTATTAACTGaatttttagtgagtaatatgtgaaaataacaaaTTGACATGGCACAATACATATGACAATATTCAGTGCATTAGATTTTGGAAAATAGTATAACTTAACGAATTGAGAAATTATAGTAGGTGataattgatattttaaaaattgaaaagtataaggactaaaaaataataaaattaaagtacatgaattaaattcataaCTTTTAAAACTACAGggactaataataaaatttaacaaaaattaatAGTTGGCGTGGTTGGGTGACGGAAGAAAATTCATAGTGAGGTGACAGTCATCGTACCATCCGTACTATAAAAAGAACACACGAAGAAGACGATGTAGAAAACCAGAAAAATCAAGGTATTTACGAGAATTAAGCAATAACAATGGAAGGGATAGAGCACCGAATGGTTAAAGTGAATGGCACAAACATTCACATAGCTGAAAAAGGTGAAGGTCCAGTCATCCTTTTCCTCCATGGCTTCCCTGAGCTTTGGTATTCATGGCGTCACCAAATCCTCGCTTTATCTTCCATGGGTTACCGAGCCGTTGCTCCCGATTTGAGAGGCTACGGCGACTCGGATGTTCCCGACTCAGTCGACAGTTACACTTGTTTCCACATAATCGGCGATCTAGTGGAGTTGATAAACGTGGTGGATCCGGATGAAGGGAAGGTGTTTGTGGTAGGGCATGACTGGGGAGCCATACTAGGATGGTATTTGTGTATGTTTAGGCCCGATAAAGTGAAAGCATTGGTGAATTTGAGTGTGCCGTTTTTGAGGTTTCATCGGGAAATCAAGCCTGTTGATTTCTGGATATCTTATTATGGCAGTGATCATTACATGTCTAGATTTCAGGTAACTTATTTCTTGTAGTTAGATCGAACTGTTAGGAATTATACGTGCTCATTTTTATGAACagtatgaatatatgtatatgattaCAGGAATATGGAGAAATAGAAGGTGAATTTGCAGAGATTGGAGTGGAGAGAGTTGTGAAGGAATATTTGAGTGATTTTCCAGTATTATTGCCAAAAGGGAAACTATTTAAACGTCCATTAGATGAAGCAATTACATTGCCTTTTTGGTTATCTGAGGAAGAAGCCAGTTACTATGTCACCAAATTCCAGAAAACTGGTTTCACTGGTCCACTGAACTTCTACAGAAACCTTAACaggtatgtgtgtatatatacacatgtatgtatatataaaattttgggtCGTAAGCAGTGTTGATGTTTTGGGGTGTTGGGTTTTGATGGCAGAAACTGGGAACTATTGAAACCATGGGTGGGCAGTAAGATCAAAACACCAGCCAAGTTCATAATGGGGGATAAGGATCTGGTTTATGGTGTGCCTGGTATGAAAGATTACATTCACAATGGTGGGTTCCAAGAAGATGTGCCATCTCTGCAGCAAGTGGTGGTGATGGAAGGTGTTGGCCATTTCATCAACATGGAGAAACCAGACGAGATCAACCAATACATTTATGACTTCTTTACACAGTTTCATTGAACCcaaataacaaaaagaaaaataaaaagtcctTTCCTTTGCAAtgtgaaaaaaaaatcaataaagttCAGGGGTTAAATATGTTATTATCCCAAAAGTCAAAACTAGTTTGGAGTGCCTGTGTTATTTTTCGatgatatattaaatttatacattTGATACCTAAAATTTAGGATGTTAACTTTTTAGTGTTTAAGTGTTTAATATAGGTTTTAGAattgatttcatgaaaattcataattaacaAATAAACTCTAAAATCTCGAATTAAACCACATTCATTAAATTATATTtgacaaataaaatttaaaattaaacaaattcacaatcaatactaaatttattctattaacaaaataataaaagttcAAACATAATAATATCGACAATTAACTTTTTTCAAATCAACGTTAAAACTCAAACTAAATACTAAAAAGTTAACACAGTTATTTTTAAgagcaaaatatatatataattttatcaaatatgGATATCATACTAGACCAAAATAACACGGGTAACACATTTGAAAAAAAGTGTAAAATTCAGTtaccaaattatatattaaatctttttctcttaatcatttttaattttgatataatgataaatttagctctTAACGTGTGTATATATTCTCAATTTGGCTGTTATTATATTTTTGAGCTAAATTTGGCCcacaatattttaaaaacagtcaaattattattttttaaaaataaatattgattaatatgttaaatttttaaagatgATAGCAtgttagaggtgttcatgggcctgACCCAACCAAACTATTAGGCCCGTTTGTTAGGCCCAGACAAAAAAGGGCCTAAATTTTTGTCCAAGTCCAGTccggataaaaatgttaaaaccagAACCCGActcatattaatatttttatattattttttatataaattttttaaaaaaatatataatacataaaaatactaaaaacattaaaaatatatatatgttacttaaataatactaaaattgtaacagcccgattttgggcctagtcggaacagtagttttgggaccactattccgaggccagagaaaattattttagtattattttgtgttataatataattttataagtgcatgtaaattttggtaagttaattttagcgatttctagtccaatttcgaaaaagtacTAAATtacgtaaaaggtaaaagttgagttttaatacctaaaggtgttaaattgctttgtattttaaattgggg contains:
- the LOC108449908 gene encoding uncharacterized protein LOC108449908, translating into MEGIEHRMVKVNGTNIHIAEKGEGPVILFLHGFPELWYSWRHQILALSSMGYRAVAPDLRGYGDSDVPDSVDSYTCFHIIGDLVELINVVDPDEGKVFVVGHDWGAILGWYLCMFRPDKVKALVNLSVPFLRFHREIKPVDFWISYYGSDHYMSRFQEYGEIEGEFAEIGVERVVKEYLSDFPVLLPKGKLFKRPLDEAITLPFWLSEEEASYYVTKFQKTGFTGPLNFYRNLNRNWELLKPWVGSKIKTPAKFIMGDKDLVYGVPGMKDYIHNGGFQEDVPSLQQVVVMEGVGHFINMEKPDEINQYIYDFFTQFH